Proteins from a single region of Dysosmobacter acutus:
- a CDS encoding PAS domain-containing protein — MAEDHLSMEQLSAVLDNVPAAVFVSAVNDRRLLYFNRLAREMFPQTGRAAAACYTVAGFEEVCPFCRSGKMSRSELLVREYHHPVDHRIYQLSGKLIDWAGEEAHIEYILDITERKREEEALKRSEREMSETFDSISCGLCIYQIRGSNISPLFHNRAFYELMGYSEENIRQVEQATNYLNVHPEDVEPLRQKLNVLFEKDGIMRDTYRLWNDREQEYRWIHLEGTLQTRTDGRKLLYGVYSDVSEQERLKKELTSANDKMEDIINAIPGGVAIYKVSDIFKTVYFSDGVAELSGYTVEEYRELIREDAARLTYPEDSAMVVEKLREAIRNHTVADFKFRKQHRDGHVVWVHIQARQIGEEDGFPLLQCVFHNISALEKTQRELDHLINSIPGGIVSYRVENGQFIPVFFTDGTAELAGFSREEYEKQCPSDALEFIYEQDRPRVRAAALAAVESGEVLDISYRTRHKNGNLVWIHLNGRRIGPVSKSSQFYAVLTNMLSDVSTLTNEKADGVYVVDRDTYELLYVNESKKLAVSGDVRVGSTCHAAIHGLGAPCGFCPLRTYGPDEQEHEITVENTGLVYTARVKESVWNGIPAYIMFLRDVTEEVHARQEKERMELYFQTLVRNLPGGIAVLRCTRSGGMTPEYISEGFASLLQMTVKEAEELYRKNAFAGIHPDDVENCRARIEAFFQSGEEHCELSPRFKRSDGSYVWIRVHISLPKGPDGIQRLYCVYTDINQLVAEKEQMARQYEELILQHYRTPGPDTLVLGHCNITQNRILDIQDFTESGLLEIFGREREAFFTGIAGLIVNEEERQAFLGTYLNAPSLNAFARGDTERIQRSFIQLPRESKGRYAEIQMNMVETPDTGDITGILSVTEVTDQAISEQILRRLSVTSHDYVIDLDLNRDFYVVLTCNENASLLPAPEGCHSERVAFMAGSVVVPKDREVYARAMDPDEMMRRLRESGTYTVAYSVEDESGAIRTKNMTISAIDLRLGRVSLVCTDITSSVREQQNLLSMLAYTFELAGMIDIRDNSFVMYTREMILENLPPFVSDDYCVTQVGFAKAYVEESRADARRQFSLKTMLKRLDETPSGYEFVLPFREKGQEELRYKQINVLWGDRGHETICMVRADVTEALAAELQAKSALEKALASAKEANQAKSDFLSSMSHDIRTPMNAIMGMTALAPAHLDDRVWMEDCLQKISISSKHLLSLINDVLDMSRIERGQLTLNPVPLSISELTEHLSAMMEPQAEKAGIMFSVSTRDISHPVFRGDSLRIDQTLINLLSNAMKFTPEGGRVELLVEEIPPVVEGAVRYRFTISDTGIGMSEQFLQVIFDPFARDGSAARIEGTGLGLSIVHGLVELMGGRISVKSKPGEGSTFRVEIEFEAASEQDGSPLDTRGAAEHNGDALFCGRRFLVAEDNALNAEILFEILQGFGAKLVVEPDGAQAVRAFRAAAQGYYDAILMDIQMPNMNGYEASRAIRAMERPDAKAIPIIALTANAFAEDIQAAADAGMTAHVSKPIDVAVLQATLGRALGNEN; from the coding sequence ATGGCAGAGGATCACCTTTCCATGGAGCAGCTGAGCGCTGTACTGGATAACGTGCCGGCGGCTGTTTTTGTCAGTGCGGTGAATGATCGGCGGCTGCTCTATTTCAACAGGCTGGCGCGGGAGATGTTCCCGCAGACAGGCAGAGCCGCCGCAGCCTGCTATACGGTTGCCGGCTTTGAGGAGGTCTGCCCCTTTTGCCGCAGTGGGAAGATGAGCCGGTCTGAGCTGCTGGTCCGGGAATACCATCATCCTGTCGACCATCGTATTTACCAGCTCAGTGGGAAGCTCATCGACTGGGCAGGGGAAGAGGCCCATATTGAATACATCCTGGACATTACGGAGCGCAAGCGGGAAGAGGAAGCGCTCAAGCGCTCAGAGCGGGAGATGTCCGAGACATTTGACAGCATCTCCTGCGGATTGTGCATTTACCAGATCAGGGGAAGCAACATTTCTCCTCTCTTTCACAACAGGGCCTTTTATGAACTCATGGGGTATTCCGAAGAGAACATCCGGCAGGTGGAGCAGGCGACAAACTATCTCAACGTACATCCGGAGGATGTGGAGCCCCTGAGGCAGAAGCTGAACGTCCTTTTTGAAAAGGACGGGATCATGCGGGATACCTACCGCCTGTGGAATGACAGGGAACAGGAATACCGATGGATCCATCTTGAAGGGACCCTTCAAACCCGCACAGATGGACGGAAGCTGCTCTACGGCGTCTACAGTGACGTCAGTGAACAGGAGCGGCTGAAAAAAGAGCTGACGAGCGCCAATGACAAGATGGAGGATATCATCAACGCTATCCCCGGAGGCGTTGCGATCTACAAGGTTTCGGATATTTTTAAAACGGTCTATTTTTCGGATGGAGTTGCGGAACTGTCAGGATATACCGTGGAGGAGTACCGTGAGCTCATCAGAGAGGACGCGGCCAGGCTGACCTATCCGGAGGACAGCGCCATGGTGGTGGAAAAGCTCCGTGAGGCGATCCGGAACCATACGGTGGCGGACTTCAAGTTCCGCAAGCAGCACCGGGACGGGCACGTGGTCTGGGTCCATATCCAGGCGCGGCAGATCGGTGAGGAGGACGGATTTCCCCTGCTTCAGTGCGTATTCCACAACATCTCCGCATTGGAAAAAACCCAGCGGGAGCTGGACCACCTGATCAACTCTATTCCAGGAGGGATCGTCAGCTACCGTGTGGAGAACGGACAGTTTATCCCTGTCTTTTTTACCGATGGAACTGCGGAGCTTGCCGGATTTTCACGGGAGGAGTATGAAAAGCAATGCCCCAGCGACGCGCTGGAGTTCATTTATGAGCAGGACCGGCCGCGGGTGAGAGCGGCGGCTCTGGCCGCTGTGGAAAGCGGGGAGGTACTGGATATTTCTTACCGGACGCGCCACAAAAACGGCAATCTGGTCTGGATACATCTCAACGGACGGAGAATAGGGCCGGTTTCCAAGTCCTCTCAGTTCTACGCGGTTTTGACCAATATGCTTTCGGACGTGAGTACGCTCACCAATGAGAAGGCGGACGGAGTCTACGTCGTCGATCGGGATACCTATGAACTGCTCTATGTCAATGAATCCAAGAAACTTGCCGTGAGCGGGGATGTCCGTGTCGGAAGCACCTGCCACGCGGCCATTCATGGCCTTGGCGCTCCCTGCGGCTTCTGCCCCCTGAGAACCTATGGCCCGGATGAACAGGAGCACGAGATCACAGTGGAAAATACGGGTCTTGTATACACAGCCCGTGTCAAAGAGAGCGTCTGGAACGGTATTCCTGCCTACATCATGTTCCTGCGGGATGTGACCGAGGAGGTACATGCACGCCAGGAAAAAGAGCGGATGGAGCTGTATTTCCAGACGCTGGTCAGAAATCTGCCCGGCGGGATCGCGGTGCTCCGCTGCACGCGGTCGGGCGGCATGACGCCGGAATACATTTCGGAGGGGTTTGCTTCGCTGCTTCAGATGACGGTAAAAGAAGCGGAAGAGTTGTACCGGAAAAACGCTTTTGCGGGCATCCATCCGGATGACGTTGAGAACTGCCGGGCAAGAATTGAGGCGTTTTTCCAAAGTGGGGAGGAGCACTGCGAGCTTTCACCGCGGTTCAAGCGGAGCGACGGAAGCTATGTATGGATTCGAGTCCATATCTCCCTGCCAAAGGGACCGGATGGGATTCAGCGGCTCTACTGCGTCTATACGGACATCAATCAGCTGGTGGCCGAAAAAGAGCAGATGGCCCGGCAGTATGAGGAGCTGATCCTCCAGCATTACCGCACGCCGGGTCCTGACACGTTGGTTCTCGGCCACTGCAATATCACACAGAATCGGATTTTGGATATCCAGGATTTCACTGAATCCGGGCTTTTGGAGATATTCGGCCGGGAAAGGGAGGCCTTTTTTACCGGAATCGCCGGGCTGATCGTGAACGAGGAGGAGCGGCAGGCTTTCCTGGGCACTTATCTAAACGCGCCGTCCTTGAATGCGTTTGCACGGGGCGACACGGAGCGGATTCAGAGGAGCTTTATCCAACTTCCCCGGGAGTCCAAGGGCCGCTATGCGGAAATTCAGATGAATATGGTAGAGACGCCAGACACCGGAGATATCACCGGGATCTTGTCGGTGACCGAGGTGACCGATCAGGCTATTTCCGAGCAAATTCTCCGCCGGCTGTCAGTCACCAGCCACGACTATGTGATCGACCTCGATCTGAACAGGGATTTCTATGTCGTTTTGACCTGCAATGAAAATGCCAGCCTCCTGCCTGCGCCAGAGGGATGCCACAGCGAACGGGTTGCGTTTATGGCAGGCTCCGTGGTGGTGCCGAAGGACCGTGAGGTATACGCCAGAGCAATGGACCCGGATGAAATGATGCGGCGCCTGCGGGAAAGCGGCACATATACGGTCGCCTACTCTGTGGAGGACGAAAGCGGCGCCATCCGGACAAAGAATATGACCATTTCTGCCATCGACCTGCGCCTGGGACGGGTTTCCCTGGTATGCACCGACATCACCAGCTCCGTGAGGGAACAGCAAAATCTTTTGAGCATGCTGGCCTATACCTTTGAACTGGCGGGTATGATCGACATCAGGGACAACAGCTTTGTCATGTATACCCGGGAAATGATCCTTGAAAACCTGCCGCCCTTTGTTAGCGACGACTATTGCGTGACGCAGGTGGGGTTCGCAAAAGCCTATGTGGAGGAGAGCCGGGCGGATGCGCGCAGGCAGTTCAGCCTGAAAACCATGCTGAAAAGGCTGGACGAGACGCCTTCCGGCTATGAATTTGTCCTGCCTTTCCGGGAAAAGGGACAGGAAGAGCTGCGGTATAAGCAGATCAACGTGCTGTGGGGGGACCGGGGCCACGAAACCATCTGCATGGTGCGGGCGGATGTGACCGAGGCATTGGCGGCGGAGTTGCAGGCCAAGAGCGCACTGGAAAAGGCGCTGGCCTCCGCCAAAGAGGCAAATCAGGCAAAAAGCGATTTTCTCTCCTCCATGAGCCACGATATCCGCACGCCGATGAACGCCATTATGGGGATGACGGCACTGGCGCCGGCCCACCTGGACGACCGGGTCTGGATGGAGGACTGCCTCCAGAAAATTTCCATTTCCTCCAAGCACCTGCTCAGCCTCATCAACGACGTGCTGGATATGAGCCGGATTGAGCGGGGGCAGCTTACCCTGAATCCGGTGCCCCTTTCTATTTCCGAGCTGACGGAGCATCTGTCCGCCATGATGGAGCCCCAGGCGGAGAAGGCCGGAATTATGTTTTCTGTCTCTACGCGGGATATTTCCCATCCCGTTTTCCGCGGGGATTCCCTGCGCATCGACCAGACGCTGATCAACCTTTTGAGTAATGCAATGAAATTTACGCCTGAGGGCGGCCGGGTGGAGCTTCTTGTGGAAGAGATACCGCCGGTTGTTGAAGGGGCGGTCCGCTATCGATTCACAATCAGCGATACGGGAATCGGGATGTCGGAACAATTCCTTCAGGTCATCTTTGACCCCTTTGCCCGGGACGGCAGCGCGGCGCGCATTGAGGGCACGGGATTGGGTCTGAGCATTGTCCATGGGCTGGTTGAGCTGATGGGAGGCCGGATTTCTGTAAAGAGCAAGCCTGGAGAAGGTTCCACCTTCCGGGTAGAGATAGAGTTTGAAGCCGCTTCGGAGCAGGATGGCTCTCCCCTGGACACGCGCGGCGCTGCCGAACACAATGGGGACGCCCTCTTTTGCGGCCGCCGGTTTTTGGTGGCGGAGGACAATGCCCTCAACGCGGAGATCCTCTTTGAAATTCTTCAGGGGTTTGGGGCGAAGCTTGTCGTGGAGCCGGACGGCGCACAGGCGGTACGGGCGTTCCGGGCCGCAGCGCAGGGATACTATGACGCGATTTTGATGGATATCCAGATGCCGAACATGAATGGATACGAGGCGTCCCGCGCCATCCGCGCCATGGAGCGGCCTGACGCAAAAGCAATCCCGATCATCGCCCTGACAGCCAACGCCTTTGCGGAAGATATCCAGGCCGCGGCTGATGCGGGCATGACCGCCCATGTGTCAAAGCCGATCGATGTGGCTGTGCTCCAGGCGACGCTTGGCAGGGCTCTGGGCAATGAAAACTGA